The genomic interval GGACCGGTATCCGCGCCGCGAACCGCACCTCCACCTCGATCACCTCGCGGTCCGCGAAGTCCGTTCCGCCGGTGTCGAGACGCCAGGCGCCGTCCCAGTCGAGGGCGATGCGATTACGCCGCCGCAGCACCGGATCCTGGAGCAACTCGGCTGCCAGGACAGGGTCGTTGGCATGCAGCCGGTCCAGCAGTCCGGGGCGTACGGAGCGCACGTTCGCCCGCTCCAGGACCGTCAGTTTCGTGGTGTCCCCGCAGCCGGTGCAGAGCGCGAGGAGCCACGCGTCGATGAGCTTGTGATGGGCGTTGACGCGGAACCTGCCGTTCACCCGGAAGCGTTCGGACGCGCACGCGTGGCAACGGCGGAGGACGAGCGGAAGGCGGGTGGGCATGACAAACCAGGTGGCGAGCACAGAAGTACACCGGTTCCAGTGAGAGGTCCGCAGCGGAAAGGGGCGCGGCGCACAGGCGCGACGCGCGACAGATCAGCACTCGGGGGGTCTCACACGGTGTACAACGGCACGTCCTTGCCGAGACGACTGGATTCGGCAGGACGATAACGGCGCGCGAAGGCGCCGCTCAACGGGTTTTCGGCGCCCCCGGCGCTACACGTCCCCCGCGCGCAGCCGCGCGATCTGCTGCCCGCTGAACTCCACCGTCCGCCTCATGTGGCCGACGATCACGGCGAGTTCGGCGTCGCCCAGCTCGTCGAAGAGGGTGAACCAGCCGCCGCCGAGCCGGTTCCACATGCGCCCGAACTCGGTGATCTTCTCCGGCACGGTCGCCACCAGCACCCGC from Streptomyces sp. NBC_01288 carries:
- a CDS encoding DUF1062 domain-containing protein codes for the protein MPTRLPLVLRRCHACASERFRVNGRFRVNAHHKLIDAWLLALCTGCGDTTKLTVLERANVRSVRPGLLDRLHANDPVLAAELLQDPVLRRRNRIALDWDGAWRLDTGGTDFADREVIEVEVRFAARIPVRPVRLIAEGCGLSRAEVGRLIEEGSLVSAVRLGARLTGDFTFTLKR